A portion of the Maylandia zebra isolate NMK-2024a linkage group LG9, Mzebra_GT3a, whole genome shotgun sequence genome contains these proteins:
- the atp8a2 gene encoding phospholipid-transporting ATPase IB isoform X4 has translation MYFNRRAKKIHSEGGPACSSAGYRKADDEMSGTTSHADPVDASARTVLLNRPQNTKFCDNHVSTTKYGILTFLPRFLYEQIRRAANAFFLFIALMQQIPDVSPTGRYTTLVPLIFILTVAGIKEIIEDYKRHKADNTVNKKKTTVLRSGAWQTFIWKQVAVGDIVKVTNGQHLPADMVIVSSSEPQAMCYIETSNLDGETNLKIRQGLPLTAGFQTLEDLMALSGRLECEGPNRHLYDFTGTLRLENQNPVPLGPDQVLLRGAQLRNTQWVVGIVVYTGHDSKLMQNSTKAPLKRSNVERVTNMQILVLFGILLVMALVSSVGAAIWNREHTDEACWYLSRAGDISLNFAYNLLTFIILYNNLIPISLLVTLEVVKFTQALFINWDVEMYYSETDTPAMARTSNLNEELGQVKYLFSDKTGTLTCNIMHFKKCTIAGITYGHFPDLDCERSMDDFSNLPSSSHNSTEFDDPTLIQNIEKDHPTSPQICEFLTMMAVCHTVVPEREDDQIIYQASSPDEGALVKGAKGLGFVFTARTPDSVIIEAMGEEKSYELLNVLEFSSNRKRMSVVVRTPNGKLRLYCKGADNVIFERLTEASQYKDLTVAHLEQFATEGLRTLCFAYVDLEEEAYQEWLKEYNRVSTIIKDRAQKLEECYELLEKNLMLLGATAIEDRLQAGVPETIATLMRADIKIWVLTGDKQETAINIGYSCRLVTHGMSLIIVNEDSLDATRDTLTAHCSSLGESLKKENELALIIDGQTLKYALSFELRQAFLDLALSCKAVICCRVSPLQKSEIVDMVKKHVKAITLAIGDGANDVGMIQTAHVGVGISGNEGMQATNSSDYSIAQFSYLEKLLLVHGAWSYNRVTKCILYCFYKNVVLYIIELWFAFVNGFSGQILFERWCIGLYNVIFTALPPFTLGIFDRPCSQQNMLRFPQLYRITQNAEGFNTKVFWGHCINALIHSIILFWFPLKMLEHDSPFSNGQGNDYLFAGNMVYTYVVVTVCLKAGMETTAWTRFSHLAVWGSMVLWIVFFGVYSAIWPTIPIAPDMLGQAGKVMQCWHFWLGLVLVPAACLLKDFAWTAARRSVRKSLLEEVQELEARSVDPGAAVLRDASSRSLNERAHLLTRVFRKTPSSVGRSNSVQQTVSHGYAFSQEEHGVVSQSQVVRSYDTTRQRPSL, from the exons GACCTGCTTGCTCGTCCGCCGGTTACCGCAAGGCAGATGATGAGATGTCCGGGACCACTTCCCATGCGGATCCCGTAGACGCCTCGGCGCGGACGGTGCTTCTCAACCGGCCTCAGAATACCAAGTTCTGCGACAACCATGTCAG CACCACAAAGTATGGGATTCTCACCTTTCTGCCGCGCTTTCTGTACGAGCAGATCCGACGTGCTGCCAATGCCTTCTTCCTGTTCATCGCACTCATGCAG CAAATCCCTGATGTGTCACCGACCGGTCGCTACACCACGCTCGTCCCGCTTATCTTCATTCTCACAGTGGCCGGGATCAAAGAGATCATAGAGGACTAT AAAAGGCATAAAGCAGACAACACGGTCAACAAGAAGAAGACAACAG TGCTGCGGAGCGGAGCCTGGCAGACATTTATCTGGAAACAG GTGGCAGTAGGAGATATAGTGAAGGTGACTAATGGCCAGCACCTCCCAGCTGACATGGTTATAGTGTCCTCCAG TGAACCACAGGCCATGTGTTACATTGAGACCTCTAACCTGGACGGAGAAACCAACCTGAAGATCAGACAG GGTCTCCCACTCACGGCTGGGTTTCAGACCCTGGAGGATTTGATGGCACTGTCTGGTCGTCTGGAGTGCGAAGGCCCCAACAGACACCTGTATGACTTCACTGGCACTCTACGGCTGGAAAACCAGAA TCCAGTCCCTCTGGGTCCAGACCAGGTGCTGCTGCGTGGCGCCCAGCTCAGGAACACGCAGTGGGTTGTGGGAATTGTTGTCTACACTGGCCACGACTCCAAACTGATGCAG AACTCCACCAAGGCGCCACTGAAGCGCTCTAATGTGGAGCGGGTGACCAACATGCAGATTCTGGTTCTGTTTGGCATCCTGCTGGTCATGGCACTGGTCAGCTCTGTGGGCGCAGCCATCTGGAACAGAGAACACACAGACGAAGCCTGCTGGTACCTGTCCCGGGCCG GCGACATCTCCCTGAACTTTGCATATAACCTACTGACGTTCATCATCCTGTACAATAACCTGATCCCCATCAGCCTGCTGGTCACTCTGGAGGTGGTGAAGTTCACACAGGCTCTCTTTATTAACTGG GATGTGGAGATGTACTACTCAGAAACGGACACGCCAGCCATGGCGCGAACGTCTAATCTTAATGAGGAACTGGGCCAG GTCAAGTATCTGTTTTCCGACAAGACTGGAACTCTGACCTGTAACATCATGCACTTTAAGAAGTGTACCATAGCCGGGATAACGTATGG CCACTTCCCTGATCTTGACTGTGAGCGTTCAATGGACGACTTCAG taATCTGCCATCCAGCAGCCACAACTCCACAGAGTTTGACGACCCAACTCTGATTCAGAACATCGAGAAGGACCAT CCTACATCACCTCAGATCTGCGAGTTCTTGACGATGATGGCGGTGTGCCACACGGTGGTTCCAGAGAGGGAGGACGACCAGATCATCTACCAGGCCTCGTCCCCTGACGAAGGAGCACTGGTCAAAGGAGCCAAAGGGCTGGGCTTTGTCTTCACTGCCAGGACCCCTGATTCAGTCATCATTGAAGCT ATGGGGGAAGAGAAGAGCTATGAGCTACTGAATGTGCTGGAGTTTTCCAG TAACCGTAAACGGATGTCTGTGGTGGTCAGGACACCCAATGGGAAGCTCCGGCTGTACTGCAAAGGAGCG GATAATGTTATTTTTGAACGTCTGACCGAAGCGTCTCAGTACAAAGACTTAACAGTTGCTCATTTGGAACAGTTTGCTACTGAAG GCTTGAGGACACTGTGCTTTGCGTACGTGGACCTGGAGGAAGAAGCGTATCAGGAGTGGTTAAAGGAATATAATCGTGTCAGCACCATAATCAAAGACCGCGCTCAGAAGCTTGAGGAGTGTTATGAGCTGCTGGAAAAG AACTTAATGCTGTTGGGTGCCACAGCCATCGAGGACCGTCTCCAGGCTGGCGTGCCAGAAACAATTGCCACTCTGATGAGGGCTGATATCAAGATCTGGGTCCTCACTGGAGACAAGCAGGAGACTGCCATCAATATAG gTTACTCCTGTCGCCTGGTGACACACGGCATGTCCCTCATCATCGTCAACGAGGACTCGCTGGAC GCTACTCGTGACACGCTGACAGCTCACTGCTCTTCCCTCGGCGAGTCTCTGAAGAAGGAAAACGAGCTGGCGTTGATCATCGATGGCCAGACATTGAAATACGCCCTGTCCTTTGAGCTCCGCCAGGCCTTCCTTGATTTGGCATTGTCCTGCAAAGCCGTCATCTGCTGCCG GGTGTCTCCGCTGCAGAAGTCTGAGATCGTGGATATGGTGAAGAAACACGTGAAAGCCATCACGCTGGCGATCGGCGACGGCGCGAACGACGTGGGGATGATTCAGACGGCTCACGTTGGAGTGGGGATCAGCGGCAACGAGGGCATGCAGGCCACCAACTCCTCCGACTACTCCATCGCACAG TTCTCCTACTTGGAGAAGCTTCTGCTGGTCCACGGGGCGTGGAGCTATAACCGCGTCACAAAGTGCATCCTCTACTGTTTCTACAAGAATGTGGTCCTCTACATAATAGAG CTCTGGTTTGCCTTTGTGAACGGGTTCTCTGGCCAGATCCTCTTTGAACGCTGGTGCATAGGCCTCTACAACGTG ATATTTACCGCTCTGCCTCCGTTCACTCTGGGGATATTTGACCGGCCGTGCAGCCAGCAGAACATGCTCCGCTTCCCGCAGCTCTACCGAATAACCCAGAATGCCGAGGGCTTCAACACCAAA GTGTTCTGGGGACACTGCATCAATGCACTGATTCATTCAATTATTCTCTTTTGGTTTCCACTCAAAATGTTAGAGCACG ACTCTCCCTTCAGTAACGGTCAGGGAAACGACTACCTGTTTGCAGGAAACATGGTCTACACA taTGTGGTCGTTACAGTGTGTCTGAAAGCTGGAATGGAGACCACAGCTTGGACCAGG TTCTCCCACCTGGCGGTATGGGGAAGCATGGTGCTCTGGATCGTCTTCTTCGGTGTCTACTCCGCCATCTGGCCCACCATCCCTATTGCTCCTGACATGCTGGGCCAG GCTGGCAAGGTGATGCAGTGCTGGCACTTCTGGCTGGGCCTGGTCTTGGTGCCTGCTGCGTGTTTACTCAAAGACTTCGCTTGGACGGC CGCACGCCGCTCTGTGAGGAAGTCTCTTCTCGAGGAGGTGCAGGAGCTGGAGGCGCGGTCCGTTGACCCAGGCGCAGCTGTCCTTAGAGATGCCAGCAGCCGCAG TCTAAACGAACGGGCCCATCTGCTGACAAGAGTCTTTAGGAAAACACCTTCAAGTGTAGGACGCTCAAACTCTGTGCAGCAGACTGTGTCAC ATGGCTATGCCTTCTCTCAGGAGGAGCATGGTGTGGTGTCTCAATCCCAGGTAGTGCGCTCTTATGACACCACCCGCCAGCGCCCCAGCCTCTAG
- the atp8a2 gene encoding phospholipid-transporting ATPase IB isoform X5 produces the protein MGRRGRQGRRRSVGPACSSAGYRKADDEMSGTTSHADPVDASARTVLLNRPQNTKFCDNHVSTTKYGILTFLPRFLYEQIRRAANAFFLFIALMQQIPDVSPTGRYTTLVPLIFILTVAGIKEIIEDYKRHKADNTVNKKKTTVLRSGAWQTFIWKQVAVGDIVKVTNGQHLPADMVIVSSSEPQAMCYIETSNLDGETNLKIRQGLPLTAGFQTLEDLMALSGRLECEGPNRHLYDFTGTLRLENQNPVPLGPDQVLLRGAQLRNTQWVVGIVVYTGHDSKLMQNSTKAPLKRSNVERVTNMQILVLFGILLVMALVSSVGAAIWNREHTDEACWYLSRAGDISLNFAYNLLTFIILYNNLIPISLLVTLEVVKFTQALFINWDVEMYYSETDTPAMARTSNLNEELGQVKYLFSDKTGTLTCNIMHFKKCTIAGITYGHFPDLDCERSMDDFSNLPSSSHNSTEFDDPTLIQNIEKDHPTSPQICEFLTMMAVCHTVVPEREDDQIIYQASSPDEGALVKGAKGLGFVFTARTPDSVIIEAMGEEKSYELLNVLEFSSNRKRMSVVVRTPNGKLRLYCKGADNVIFERLTEASQYKDLTVAHLEQFATEGLRTLCFAYVDLEEEAYQEWLKEYNRVSTIIKDRAQKLEECYELLEKNLMLLGATAIEDRLQAGVPETIATLMRADIKIWVLTGDKQETAINIGYSCRLVTHGMSLIIVNEDSLDATRDTLTAHCSSLGESLKKENELALIIDGQTLKYALSFELRQAFLDLALSCKAVICCRVSPLQKSEIVDMVKKHVKAITLAIGDGANDVGMIQTAHVGVGISGNEGMQATNSSDYSIAQFSYLEKLLLVHGAWSYNRVTKCILYCFYKNVVLYIIELWFAFVNGFSGQILFERWCIGLYNVIFTALPPFTLGIFDRPCSQQNMLRFPQLYRITQNAEGFNTKVFWGHCINALIHSIILFWFPLKMLEHDSPFSNGQGNDYLFAGNMVYTYVVVTVCLKAGMETTAWTRFSHLAVWGSMVLWIVFFGVYSAIWPTIPIAPDMLGQAGKVMQCWHFWLGLVLVPAACLLKDFAWTAARRSVRKSLLEEVQELEARSVDPGAAVLRDASSRSLNERAHLLTRVFRKTPSSVGRSNSVQQTVSHGYAFSQEEHGVVSQSQVVRSYDTTRQRPSL, from the exons GACCTGCTTGCTCGTCCGCCGGTTACCGCAAGGCAGATGATGAGATGTCCGGGACCACTTCCCATGCGGATCCCGTAGACGCCTCGGCGCGGACGGTGCTTCTCAACCGGCCTCAGAATACCAAGTTCTGCGACAACCATGTCAG CACCACAAAGTATGGGATTCTCACCTTTCTGCCGCGCTTTCTGTACGAGCAGATCCGACGTGCTGCCAATGCCTTCTTCCTGTTCATCGCACTCATGCAG CAAATCCCTGATGTGTCACCGACCGGTCGCTACACCACGCTCGTCCCGCTTATCTTCATTCTCACAGTGGCCGGGATCAAAGAGATCATAGAGGACTAT AAAAGGCATAAAGCAGACAACACGGTCAACAAGAAGAAGACAACAG TGCTGCGGAGCGGAGCCTGGCAGACATTTATCTGGAAACAG GTGGCAGTAGGAGATATAGTGAAGGTGACTAATGGCCAGCACCTCCCAGCTGACATGGTTATAGTGTCCTCCAG TGAACCACAGGCCATGTGTTACATTGAGACCTCTAACCTGGACGGAGAAACCAACCTGAAGATCAGACAG GGTCTCCCACTCACGGCTGGGTTTCAGACCCTGGAGGATTTGATGGCACTGTCTGGTCGTCTGGAGTGCGAAGGCCCCAACAGACACCTGTATGACTTCACTGGCACTCTACGGCTGGAAAACCAGAA TCCAGTCCCTCTGGGTCCAGACCAGGTGCTGCTGCGTGGCGCCCAGCTCAGGAACACGCAGTGGGTTGTGGGAATTGTTGTCTACACTGGCCACGACTCCAAACTGATGCAG AACTCCACCAAGGCGCCACTGAAGCGCTCTAATGTGGAGCGGGTGACCAACATGCAGATTCTGGTTCTGTTTGGCATCCTGCTGGTCATGGCACTGGTCAGCTCTGTGGGCGCAGCCATCTGGAACAGAGAACACACAGACGAAGCCTGCTGGTACCTGTCCCGGGCCG GCGACATCTCCCTGAACTTTGCATATAACCTACTGACGTTCATCATCCTGTACAATAACCTGATCCCCATCAGCCTGCTGGTCACTCTGGAGGTGGTGAAGTTCACACAGGCTCTCTTTATTAACTGG GATGTGGAGATGTACTACTCAGAAACGGACACGCCAGCCATGGCGCGAACGTCTAATCTTAATGAGGAACTGGGCCAG GTCAAGTATCTGTTTTCCGACAAGACTGGAACTCTGACCTGTAACATCATGCACTTTAAGAAGTGTACCATAGCCGGGATAACGTATGG CCACTTCCCTGATCTTGACTGTGAGCGTTCAATGGACGACTTCAG taATCTGCCATCCAGCAGCCACAACTCCACAGAGTTTGACGACCCAACTCTGATTCAGAACATCGAGAAGGACCAT CCTACATCACCTCAGATCTGCGAGTTCTTGACGATGATGGCGGTGTGCCACACGGTGGTTCCAGAGAGGGAGGACGACCAGATCATCTACCAGGCCTCGTCCCCTGACGAAGGAGCACTGGTCAAAGGAGCCAAAGGGCTGGGCTTTGTCTTCACTGCCAGGACCCCTGATTCAGTCATCATTGAAGCT ATGGGGGAAGAGAAGAGCTATGAGCTACTGAATGTGCTGGAGTTTTCCAG TAACCGTAAACGGATGTCTGTGGTGGTCAGGACACCCAATGGGAAGCTCCGGCTGTACTGCAAAGGAGCG GATAATGTTATTTTTGAACGTCTGACCGAAGCGTCTCAGTACAAAGACTTAACAGTTGCTCATTTGGAACAGTTTGCTACTGAAG GCTTGAGGACACTGTGCTTTGCGTACGTGGACCTGGAGGAAGAAGCGTATCAGGAGTGGTTAAAGGAATATAATCGTGTCAGCACCATAATCAAAGACCGCGCTCAGAAGCTTGAGGAGTGTTATGAGCTGCTGGAAAAG AACTTAATGCTGTTGGGTGCCACAGCCATCGAGGACCGTCTCCAGGCTGGCGTGCCAGAAACAATTGCCACTCTGATGAGGGCTGATATCAAGATCTGGGTCCTCACTGGAGACAAGCAGGAGACTGCCATCAATATAG gTTACTCCTGTCGCCTGGTGACACACGGCATGTCCCTCATCATCGTCAACGAGGACTCGCTGGAC GCTACTCGTGACACGCTGACAGCTCACTGCTCTTCCCTCGGCGAGTCTCTGAAGAAGGAAAACGAGCTGGCGTTGATCATCGATGGCCAGACATTGAAATACGCCCTGTCCTTTGAGCTCCGCCAGGCCTTCCTTGATTTGGCATTGTCCTGCAAAGCCGTCATCTGCTGCCG GGTGTCTCCGCTGCAGAAGTCTGAGATCGTGGATATGGTGAAGAAACACGTGAAAGCCATCACGCTGGCGATCGGCGACGGCGCGAACGACGTGGGGATGATTCAGACGGCTCACGTTGGAGTGGGGATCAGCGGCAACGAGGGCATGCAGGCCACCAACTCCTCCGACTACTCCATCGCACAG TTCTCCTACTTGGAGAAGCTTCTGCTGGTCCACGGGGCGTGGAGCTATAACCGCGTCACAAAGTGCATCCTCTACTGTTTCTACAAGAATGTGGTCCTCTACATAATAGAG CTCTGGTTTGCCTTTGTGAACGGGTTCTCTGGCCAGATCCTCTTTGAACGCTGGTGCATAGGCCTCTACAACGTG ATATTTACCGCTCTGCCTCCGTTCACTCTGGGGATATTTGACCGGCCGTGCAGCCAGCAGAACATGCTCCGCTTCCCGCAGCTCTACCGAATAACCCAGAATGCCGAGGGCTTCAACACCAAA GTGTTCTGGGGACACTGCATCAATGCACTGATTCATTCAATTATTCTCTTTTGGTTTCCACTCAAAATGTTAGAGCACG ACTCTCCCTTCAGTAACGGTCAGGGAAACGACTACCTGTTTGCAGGAAACATGGTCTACACA taTGTGGTCGTTACAGTGTGTCTGAAAGCTGGAATGGAGACCACAGCTTGGACCAGG TTCTCCCACCTGGCGGTATGGGGAAGCATGGTGCTCTGGATCGTCTTCTTCGGTGTCTACTCCGCCATCTGGCCCACCATCCCTATTGCTCCTGACATGCTGGGCCAG GCTGGCAAGGTGATGCAGTGCTGGCACTTCTGGCTGGGCCTGGTCTTGGTGCCTGCTGCGTGTTTACTCAAAGACTTCGCTTGGACGGC CGCACGCCGCTCTGTGAGGAAGTCTCTTCTCGAGGAGGTGCAGGAGCTGGAGGCGCGGTCCGTTGACCCAGGCGCAGCTGTCCTTAGAGATGCCAGCAGCCGCAG TCTAAACGAACGGGCCCATCTGCTGACAAGAGTCTTTAGGAAAACACCTTCAAGTGTAGGACGCTCAAACTCTGTGCAGCAGACTGTGTCAC ATGGCTATGCCTTCTCTCAGGAGGAGCATGGTGTGGTGTCTCAATCCCAGGTAGTGCGCTCTTATGACACCACCCGCCAGCGCCCCAGCCTCTAG
- the atp8a2 gene encoding phospholipid-transporting ATPase IB isoform X3, with protein MYFNRRAKKIHSEGASPLSHQSNGAGPACSSAGYRKADDEMSGTTSHADPVDASARTVLLNRPQNTKFCDNHVSTTKYGILTFLPRFLYEQIRRAANAFFLFIALMQQIPDVSPTGRYTTLVPLIFILTVAGIKEIIEDYKRHKADNTVNKKKTTVLRSGAWQTFIWKQVAVGDIVKVTNGQHLPADMVIVSSSEPQAMCYIETSNLDGETNLKIRQGLPLTAGFQTLEDLMALSGRLECEGPNRHLYDFTGTLRLENQNPVPLGPDQVLLRGAQLRNTQWVVGIVVYTGHDSKLMQNSTKAPLKRSNVERVTNMQILVLFGILLVMALVSSVGAAIWNREHTDEACWYLSRAGDISLNFAYNLLTFIILYNNLIPISLLVTLEVVKFTQALFINWDVEMYYSETDTPAMARTSNLNEELGQVKYLFSDKTGTLTCNIMHFKKCTIAGITYGHFPDLDCERSMDDFSNLPSSSHNSTEFDDPTLIQNIEKDHPTSPQICEFLTMMAVCHTVVPEREDDQIIYQASSPDEGALVKGAKGLGFVFTARTPDSVIIEAMGEEKSYELLNVLEFSSNRKRMSVVVRTPNGKLRLYCKGADNVIFERLTEASQYKDLTVAHLEQFATEGLRTLCFAYVDLEEEAYQEWLKEYNRVSTIIKDRAQKLEECYELLEKNLMLLGATAIEDRLQAGVPETIATLMRADIKIWVLTGDKQETAINIGYSCRLVTHGMSLIIVNEDSLDATRDTLTAHCSSLGESLKKENELALIIDGQTLKYALSFELRQAFLDLALSCKAVICCRVSPLQKSEIVDMVKKHVKAITLAIGDGANDVGMIQTAHVGVGISGNEGMQATNSSDYSIAQFSYLEKLLLVHGAWSYNRVTKCILYCFYKNVVLYIIELWFAFVNGFSGQILFERWCIGLYNVIFTALPPFTLGIFDRPCSQQNMLRFPQLYRITQNAEGFNTKVFWGHCINALIHSIILFWFPLKMLEHDSPFSNGQGNDYLFAGNMVYTYVVVTVCLKAGMETTAWTRFSHLAVWGSMVLWIVFFGVYSAIWPTIPIAPDMLGQAGKVMQCWHFWLGLVLVPAACLLKDFAWTAARRSVRKSLLEEVQELEARSVDPGAAVLRDASSRSLNERAHLLTRVFRKTPSSVGRSNSVQQTVSHGYAFSQEEHGVVSQSQVVRSYDTTRQRPSL; from the exons CCTCGCCTCTCTCCCATCAATCCAACGGTGCAGGACCTGCTTGCTCGTCCGCCGGTTACCGCAAGGCAGATGATGAGATGTCCGGGACCACTTCCCATGCGGATCCCGTAGACGCCTCGGCGCGGACGGTGCTTCTCAACCGGCCTCAGAATACCAAGTTCTGCGACAACCATGTCAG CACCACAAAGTATGGGATTCTCACCTTTCTGCCGCGCTTTCTGTACGAGCAGATCCGACGTGCTGCCAATGCCTTCTTCCTGTTCATCGCACTCATGCAG CAAATCCCTGATGTGTCACCGACCGGTCGCTACACCACGCTCGTCCCGCTTATCTTCATTCTCACAGTGGCCGGGATCAAAGAGATCATAGAGGACTAT AAAAGGCATAAAGCAGACAACACGGTCAACAAGAAGAAGACAACAG TGCTGCGGAGCGGAGCCTGGCAGACATTTATCTGGAAACAG GTGGCAGTAGGAGATATAGTGAAGGTGACTAATGGCCAGCACCTCCCAGCTGACATGGTTATAGTGTCCTCCAG TGAACCACAGGCCATGTGTTACATTGAGACCTCTAACCTGGACGGAGAAACCAACCTGAAGATCAGACAG GGTCTCCCACTCACGGCTGGGTTTCAGACCCTGGAGGATTTGATGGCACTGTCTGGTCGTCTGGAGTGCGAAGGCCCCAACAGACACCTGTATGACTTCACTGGCACTCTACGGCTGGAAAACCAGAA TCCAGTCCCTCTGGGTCCAGACCAGGTGCTGCTGCGTGGCGCCCAGCTCAGGAACACGCAGTGGGTTGTGGGAATTGTTGTCTACACTGGCCACGACTCCAAACTGATGCAG AACTCCACCAAGGCGCCACTGAAGCGCTCTAATGTGGAGCGGGTGACCAACATGCAGATTCTGGTTCTGTTTGGCATCCTGCTGGTCATGGCACTGGTCAGCTCTGTGGGCGCAGCCATCTGGAACAGAGAACACACAGACGAAGCCTGCTGGTACCTGTCCCGGGCCG GCGACATCTCCCTGAACTTTGCATATAACCTACTGACGTTCATCATCCTGTACAATAACCTGATCCCCATCAGCCTGCTGGTCACTCTGGAGGTGGTGAAGTTCACACAGGCTCTCTTTATTAACTGG GATGTGGAGATGTACTACTCAGAAACGGACACGCCAGCCATGGCGCGAACGTCTAATCTTAATGAGGAACTGGGCCAG GTCAAGTATCTGTTTTCCGACAAGACTGGAACTCTGACCTGTAACATCATGCACTTTAAGAAGTGTACCATAGCCGGGATAACGTATGG CCACTTCCCTGATCTTGACTGTGAGCGTTCAATGGACGACTTCAG taATCTGCCATCCAGCAGCCACAACTCCACAGAGTTTGACGACCCAACTCTGATTCAGAACATCGAGAAGGACCAT CCTACATCACCTCAGATCTGCGAGTTCTTGACGATGATGGCGGTGTGCCACACGGTGGTTCCAGAGAGGGAGGACGACCAGATCATCTACCAGGCCTCGTCCCCTGACGAAGGAGCACTGGTCAAAGGAGCCAAAGGGCTGGGCTTTGTCTTCACTGCCAGGACCCCTGATTCAGTCATCATTGAAGCT ATGGGGGAAGAGAAGAGCTATGAGCTACTGAATGTGCTGGAGTTTTCCAG TAACCGTAAACGGATGTCTGTGGTGGTCAGGACACCCAATGGGAAGCTCCGGCTGTACTGCAAAGGAGCG GATAATGTTATTTTTGAACGTCTGACCGAAGCGTCTCAGTACAAAGACTTAACAGTTGCTCATTTGGAACAGTTTGCTACTGAAG GCTTGAGGACACTGTGCTTTGCGTACGTGGACCTGGAGGAAGAAGCGTATCAGGAGTGGTTAAAGGAATATAATCGTGTCAGCACCATAATCAAAGACCGCGCTCAGAAGCTTGAGGAGTGTTATGAGCTGCTGGAAAAG AACTTAATGCTGTTGGGTGCCACAGCCATCGAGGACCGTCTCCAGGCTGGCGTGCCAGAAACAATTGCCACTCTGATGAGGGCTGATATCAAGATCTGGGTCCTCACTGGAGACAAGCAGGAGACTGCCATCAATATAG gTTACTCCTGTCGCCTGGTGACACACGGCATGTCCCTCATCATCGTCAACGAGGACTCGCTGGAC GCTACTCGTGACACGCTGACAGCTCACTGCTCTTCCCTCGGCGAGTCTCTGAAGAAGGAAAACGAGCTGGCGTTGATCATCGATGGCCAGACATTGAAATACGCCCTGTCCTTTGAGCTCCGCCAGGCCTTCCTTGATTTGGCATTGTCCTGCAAAGCCGTCATCTGCTGCCG GGTGTCTCCGCTGCAGAAGTCTGAGATCGTGGATATGGTGAAGAAACACGTGAAAGCCATCACGCTGGCGATCGGCGACGGCGCGAACGACGTGGGGATGATTCAGACGGCTCACGTTGGAGTGGGGATCAGCGGCAACGAGGGCATGCAGGCCACCAACTCCTCCGACTACTCCATCGCACAG TTCTCCTACTTGGAGAAGCTTCTGCTGGTCCACGGGGCGTGGAGCTATAACCGCGTCACAAAGTGCATCCTCTACTGTTTCTACAAGAATGTGGTCCTCTACATAATAGAG CTCTGGTTTGCCTTTGTGAACGGGTTCTCTGGCCAGATCCTCTTTGAACGCTGGTGCATAGGCCTCTACAACGTG ATATTTACCGCTCTGCCTCCGTTCACTCTGGGGATATTTGACCGGCCGTGCAGCCAGCAGAACATGCTCCGCTTCCCGCAGCTCTACCGAATAACCCAGAATGCCGAGGGCTTCAACACCAAA GTGTTCTGGGGACACTGCATCAATGCACTGATTCATTCAATTATTCTCTTTTGGTTTCCACTCAAAATGTTAGAGCACG ACTCTCCCTTCAGTAACGGTCAGGGAAACGACTACCTGTTTGCAGGAAACATGGTCTACACA taTGTGGTCGTTACAGTGTGTCTGAAAGCTGGAATGGAGACCACAGCTTGGACCAGG TTCTCCCACCTGGCGGTATGGGGAAGCATGGTGCTCTGGATCGTCTTCTTCGGTGTCTACTCCGCCATCTGGCCCACCATCCCTATTGCTCCTGACATGCTGGGCCAG GCTGGCAAGGTGATGCAGTGCTGGCACTTCTGGCTGGGCCTGGTCTTGGTGCCTGCTGCGTGTTTACTCAAAGACTTCGCTTGGACGGC CGCACGCCGCTCTGTGAGGAAGTCTCTTCTCGAGGAGGTGCAGGAGCTGGAGGCGCGGTCCGTTGACCCAGGCGCAGCTGTCCTTAGAGATGCCAGCAGCCGCAG TCTAAACGAACGGGCCCATCTGCTGACAAGAGTCTTTAGGAAAACACCTTCAAGTGTAGGACGCTCAAACTCTGTGCAGCAGACTGTGTCAC ATGGCTATGCCTTCTCTCAGGAGGAGCATGGTGTGGTGTCTCAATCCCAGGTAGTGCGCTCTTATGACACCACCCGCCAGCGCCCCAGCCTCTAG